In a single window of the Mugil cephalus isolate CIBA_MC_2020 chromosome 6, CIBA_Mcephalus_1.1, whole genome shotgun sequence genome:
- the suco gene encoding SUN domain-containing ossification factor isoform X3 → MKRLRVLLVCLVVALLCWYPSQHVYCSERSLSGRGQSVQDKDPDSGEQEQDSTQNTVVEEWTTHTSYDMGLETERAALEKLAKHNLHYEQTVNPQEAEVEETKPDSESDTVPVAPEPEATPDPQDDLDLQTRTQDQDPEAPGSPTPERVPAQGQASTDAPAPVDASTDAQAANPGPDPNPNPATSPDEAENTPTSQSAGTTHTGAVWVASAGDELPVDSFVFAEHSDSQCRVIPPELATCEPPPFGSPLLSADEAGTDDQRPDQTHTSSGPEAEAQSTPGLLDQEPQQQQQQQQQQQQDLEDGLLDLDREGNASQHHRQEQQTGEANTGRETDPSVPSKEDIPTFDEWKKQVMEVEKEKSQSLHTSTSGSPHPVKKVQKNFKNNYASVECGAKILSANNEAKSTSAILMENMDLYMLNPCSNKIWFVIELCEPIQVKQLDIANFELFSSTPKDFLVSISDRYPTNKWVKLGTFHARDERIVQSFPLDEQLYAKYVKVELLSHFGSEHFCPLSLIRVFGTSMVEEYEEIADSQYPSERLEYLDEDYDYPPGYQPSEDKASKNLLGSATNAILNMVNNIAANVLGGKPEMEDGAETEGNTTAEDQKGSIQVTAKSSEAPQDSAVLESEKTEPPPTEEDSKASGDSSSTSPTLSDSREDRRIVTLVEEEEEEDQEPRQSTVTLMEEEGEEEEEKRGEEARKEADRNQWESQAYCPFSSFSSLSLSCMATLPELLHRWCSARLAKERLRSLKRRQLSAQTQTRPAVVIPALAHAPPLIPVPTPPQEALPLTEKPPEPEVSVKGQTESKPSDDGHAADAHLNAHAPDAHTPELSILLEPSRTSSIPPHSFSDIHSSMTQPTPMHEEKLLPPVKDAALDSVPTPPLHVVSIPMTQQASSATPSLSLSSPPQPLSSETASPGAVVPPVKEQPVQPLPTASRPEELIPLPTELPAAVPPTDAHADTAKSGSDGGDSQRQTVQASQMHGEQGDALSQTGEQQRVEDTVEEDLLAANGNGNAQRTATDFYAELQNGGDYNGGAVNGNGMLLNGGAVHGSSQKESVFMRLNNRIKALEMNMSLSSRYLEELSQRYRKQMEEMQRAFNKTIIKLQNTSRIAEEQDQKQTDSIQVLQSQLENVTKLMLNLTATVGQLQREVSDRQSYLVVSLVLCLSLGLLLCLQCCRSSSPSPSTSTAVLPKSNHYPSPKRCFSSYDDMSLKRRVTCPLVRSKSFHLSSTEVGPDDLYIVEPLRFSPEKKKKRCKTKSLDKVETLQAFDPSAPLTNGDPRCNGFHPALPAPAPPSLPIPLPPPPPPPPPPPPLLPPLPPAAKVSALPACTSKEFPSETSSCSSSTHSEESYTSRLPPPSPVFPSAGMCNGHGLPFPLGQPPVKSRQEKRSVKRRRSRQTELQFAHVPGGGVGSLSSLQQLMKGNKEMSVGTIGVAAVTGHV, encoded by the exons gtGGTGGAAGAATGGACGACACACACATCATACGATATGGGattagagacagagagagcagcgCTGGAGAAGCTAGCAAAACACAACCTACACTATGAACAG ACTGTGAATCCACAGGAGGCTGAGGTGGAAGAGACAAAGCCAGACTCCGAGTCTGATACTGTACCTGTAGCTCCTGAGCCAGAAGCTACCCCCGACCCCCAGGATGACTTGGACCTGCAGACCCGCACCCAGGACCAAGACCCCGAAGCCCCAGGGTCCCCAACTCCGGAAAGAGTTCCGGCACAGGGCCAAGCGTCCACAGATGCTCCGGCCCCAGTAGACGCCTCGACTGATGCCCAAGCTGCAAACCCCGGCCCGGACCCGAACCCGAACCCAGCCACATCCCCTGatgaagctgaaaacacaccTACCTCACAGAGCGCTGGCACGACCCACACAGG TGCAGTGTGGGTTGCCAGTGCAGGAGATGAACTCCCAGTAGACAGCTTTGTCTTTGCTGAGCACTCTGATTCACAGTGCAGGGTCATTCCCCCCGAACTGGCAACCTGTGAGCCCCCCCCTTTTGGCAGCCCTCTCCTCAG TGCGGATGAAGCTGGGACGGACGACCAGCGGCCAGACCAGACTCACACCAGTTCTGGGCCTGAAGCAGAAGCTCAGTCCACTCCAGGGCTTTTAGATCAggagccacagcagcagcagcagcagcagcagcagcagcagcaggacctgGAAGATGGGCTGTTGGATTTGGACCGGGAAGGCAACGCCTCCCAGCACCACCGCCAGGAACAGCAG ACGGGGGAGGCTAATACCGGGAGGGAGACCGATCCCTCGGTGCCCAGCAAAGAGGACATCCCTACCTTTGATGAGTGGAAGAAGCAAGTcatggaggtggagaaggagaaaa GTCAGTctctccacacctccaccagtGGCAGTCCCCATCCGGTGAAGAAGGTCCAGAAAAACTTTAAGAATAACTACGCCTCTGTGGAATGTGGTGCCAAGATACTCTCTGCCAACAACGAGGCCAAG AGCACTTCAGCTATCCTCATGGAGAATATGGATCTTTACATGCTGAATCCCTGCAGCAACAAGATCTG GTTTGTAATAGAGCTCTGTGAGCCTATTCAAGTGAAACAGTTGGACATCGCAAACTTTGAGCTCTTCTCATCCACACCTAAAGACTTCCTAGTATCCATCAGTGACAG GTATCCCACCAACAAGTGGGTGAAGCTGGGGACTTTCCACGCCCGCGACGAGCGGATAGTCCAGAGTTTCCCACTGGATGAGCAGCTTTATGCTAAATATGTGAAG GTTGAACTCCTCTCTCACTTTGGATCAGAGCACTTCTGCCCCCTCAGTCTTATCAG GGTGTTTGGGACCAGCATGGTGGAGGAGTATGAGGAGATTGCAGATTCTCAGTACCCTTCAGAGAGACTGGAGTACTTGGATGAGGACTATG ACTATCCTCCAGGCTACCAACCATCTGAGGACAAGGCCTCTAAAAACCTGCTTGGTTCAGCAACca ATGCCATCCTAAATATGGTAAACAATATTGCCGCTAACGTGCTCGGCGGCAAGCCAGAGATGGAGGATGGAGCGGAGACGGAAG GTAATACTACGGCTGAGGATCAGAAGGGGAGCATACAAGTTACAGCCAAGTCATCTGAAGCCCCTCAAGACTCTGCAGT ATTGGAGTCTGAAAAGACGGAACCACCCCCAACCGAGGAGGACTCCAAGGCCTCCGGTGACTCGTCCTCAACTTCTCCCACATTAAGCGACTCTCGTGAGGACAGACGGATTGTCaccctggtggaggaggaggaggaggaggaccaagAGCCCAGACAGTCGACCGTCAcgctgatggaggaggagggagaggaggaggaggagaagaggggggaggaggcgaGGAAGGAGGCGGACAGGAACCAGTGGGAGAGCCAGGCGTACTGTCcgttctcctccttctcctccctgtctctgtcctgcatGGCCACCCTGCCCGAGCTGCTCCATCGCTGGTGCTCCGCCAGGCTGGCTAAGGAGAGGCTGCGCAGCCTCAAGAGGAGGCAGCTCAGCGCGCAAACGCAGACTCGCCCCGCTGTGGTTATTCCCGCCCTCGCGCACGCCCCTCCGCTGATCCCCGTCCCCACTCCTCCCCAGGAAGCCCTCCCTCTCACAGAAAAACCCCCAGAGCCCGAGGTGTCCGTCAAGGGCCAAACCGAGAGCAAACCTTCAGACGACGGGCACGCGGCTGACGCACATTTGAACGCCCACGCGCCTGACGCACACACTCCAGAGCTCAGCATCCTCCTGGAGCCTAGTAGGACCTCCAGCATCCCCCCTCATAGCTTCTCAGACATCCACAGCTCCATGACGCAGCCCACGCCAATGCACGAGGAGAAGCTGCTGCCTCCGGTTAAAGATGCAGCCCTGGACTCGGTTCCTACTCCACCCCTCCACGTCGTTTCCATCCCAATGACGCAACAGGCCAGCAGCGCCACCCCGTCTCTTTCCCTCAGCTCTCCCCCTCAGCCTCTGTCCTCTGAGACGGCCTCTCCCGGCGCCGTGGTCCCCCCCGTCAAAGAGCAGCCCGTTCAGCCTCTCCCCACCGCATCAAGGCCGGAGGAGCTCATCCCCCTTCCCACCGAACTGCCGGCAGCTGTCCCGCCGACCGACGCTCACGCTGACACGGCTAAGTCGGGCTCAGACGGCGGGGACTCGCAGAGACAAACCGTTCAGGCTTCGCAGATGCACGGGGAGCAGGGGGACGCCCTCTCTCAGACCGGGGAGCAACAGCGGGTGGAAGACACGGTGGAAGAGGACCTGTTGGCCGCCAACGGGAACGGCAACGCCCAGCGGACGGCTACAGACTTCTACGCAGAGCTGCAGAACGGAGGAGATTACAACGGCGGGGCCGTGAATGGGAACGGCATGTTACTGAACGGAGGAGCGGTGCACGGGTCCAGCCAGAAGGAGAGCGTGTTCATGAGGCTGAACAACAGGATCAAGGCTCTGGAGATGAACATGAGTCTGTCCAGCAGATACCTGGAGGAGCTCAGCCAGAG ataCCGTAAACAGATGGAAGAGATGCAAAGGGCGTTCAATAAGACCATCATCAAACTGCAGAACACTTCCCGCATAGCTGAGGAGCAG gacCAGAAACAGACTGATTCCATCCAGGTCCTGCAGAGCCAGCTGGAGAACGTCACTAAACTGATGCTCAATCTCACGGCTACAGTGGGCCAGCTGCAGAGAGAG GTATCTGACCGTCAGAGCTACCTGGTGGTCTCTCTggttctctgtctgtctctgggaCTCCTGCTGTGTCTGCAGTGCTGCCGCAGCTCTTCTCCCAGCCCCAGCACCAGCACCGCTGTCCTTCCCAAGAGCAACCACTACCCCAGCCCCAAGAG atgcTTTTCCTCCTACGATGATATGAGCCTAAAGCGCAGGGTGACCTGCCCGCTAGTTCGCTCCAAGTCCTTCCACCTTTCCTCTACAGAAG TAGGTCCAGATGACTTGTACATTGTAGAACCTCTAAGGTTTTCTCCAGAGAAAAAG aaaaaGCGCTGCAAGACAAAGTCGCTGGACAAGGTTGAGACTCTGCAGGCGTTCGATCCGTCGGCGCCGCTCACCAACGGGGATCCCAGGTGTAACGGCTTTCACCCAGCTCTCCCCGCGCCAGCCCCCCCGTCTCTTCctattcctcttcctcctcctcctcctcctcctcctcctcctcccccccttctGCCTCCCCTTCCACCTGCAGCGAAGGTGTCGGCGTTGCCCGCCTGCACCTCCAAGGAGTTCCCCTCAGAgaccagcagctgcagctcgtCCACCCATTCTGAGGAGTCTTACACTAgccgcctcccccctccctcccccgtctTCCCCTCCGCCGGCATGTGCAACGGCCACGGCCTCCCTTTCCCCCTCGGCCAGCCTCCCGTGAAGTCCCGGCAGGAGAAGCGCTCGGTGAAGCGGCGGAGGTCTCGGCAGACGGAGCTGCAGTTCGCCCACGTGCCAGGAGGGGGCGTCGGCTCTCTGTCCAGCCTGCAGCAGCTCATGAAGGGAAACAAGGAGATGAGCGTGGGGACCATAGGGGTGGCAGCCGTCACCGGACATGTCTGA
- the suco gene encoding SUN domain-containing ossification factor isoform X4 has translation MKRLRVLLVCLVVALLCWYPSQHVYCSERSLSGRGQSVQDKDPDSGEQEQDSTQNTVVEEWTTHTSYDMGLETERAALEKLAKHNLHYEQTVNPQEAEVEETKPDSESDTVPVAPEPEATPDPQDDLDLQTRTQDQDPEAPGSPTPERVPAQGQASTDAPAPVDASTDAQAANPGPDPNPNPATSPDEAENTPTSQSAGTTHTGADEAGTDDQRPDQTHTSSGPEAEAQSTPGLLDQEPQQQQQQQQQQQQDLEDGLLDLDREGNASQHHRQEQQTGEANTGRETDPSVPSKEDIPTFDEWKKQVMEVEKEKSQSLHTSTSGSPHPVKKVQKNFKNNYASVECGAKILSANNEAKSTSAILMENMDLYMLNPCSNKIWFVIELCEPIQVKQLDIANFELFSSTPKDFLVSISDRYPTNKWVKLGTFHARDERIVQSFPLDEQLYAKYVKMFIKYIKVELLSHFGSEHFCPLSLIRVFGTSMVEEYEEIADSQYPSERLEYLDEDYDYPPGYQPSEDKASKNLLGSATNAILNMVNNIAANVLGGKPEMEDGAETEGNTTAEDQKGSIQVTAKSSEAPQDSAVLESEKTEPPPTEEDSKASGDSSSTSPTLSDSREDRRIVTLVEEEEEEDQEPRQSTVTLMEEEGEEEEEKRGEEARKEADRNQWESQAYCPFSSFSSLSLSCMATLPELLHRWCSARLAKERLRSLKRRQLSAQTQTRPAVVIPALAHAPPLIPVPTPPQEALPLTEKPPEPEVSVKGQTESKPSDDGHAADAHLNAHAPDAHTPELSILLEPSRTSSIPPHSFSDIHSSMTQPTPMHEEKLLPPVKDAALDSVPTPPLHVVSIPMTQQASSATPSLSLSSPPQPLSSETASPGAVVPPVKEQPVQPLPTASRPEELIPLPTELPAAVPPTDAHADTAKSGSDGGDSQRQTVQASQMHGEQGDALSQTGEQQRVEDTVEEDLLAANGNGNAQRTATDFYAELQNGGDYNGGAVNGNGMLLNGGAVHGSSQKESVFMRLNNRIKALEMNMSLSSRYLEELSQRYRKQMEEMQRAFNKTIIKLQNTSRIAEEQDQKQTDSIQVLQSQLENVTKLMLNLTATVGQLQREVSDRQSYLVVSLVLCLSLGLLLCLQCCRSSSPSPSTSTAVLPKSNHYPSPKRCFSSYDDMSLKRRVTCPLVRSKSFHLSSTEVGPDDLYIVEPLRFSPEKKKKRCKTKSLDKVETLQAFDPSAPLTNGDPRCNGFHPALPAPAPPSLPIPLPPPPPPPPPPPPLLPPLPPAAKVSALPACTSKEFPSETSSCSSSTHSEESYTSRLPPPSPVFPSAGMCNGHGLPFPLGQPPVKSRQEKRSVKRRRSRQTELQFAHVPGGGVGSLSSLQQLMKGNKEMSVGTIGVAAVTGHV, from the exons gtGGTGGAAGAATGGACGACACACACATCATACGATATGGGattagagacagagagagcagcgCTGGAGAAGCTAGCAAAACACAACCTACACTATGAACAG ACTGTGAATCCACAGGAGGCTGAGGTGGAAGAGACAAAGCCAGACTCCGAGTCTGATACTGTACCTGTAGCTCCTGAGCCAGAAGCTACCCCCGACCCCCAGGATGACTTGGACCTGCAGACCCGCACCCAGGACCAAGACCCCGAAGCCCCAGGGTCCCCAACTCCGGAAAGAGTTCCGGCACAGGGCCAAGCGTCCACAGATGCTCCGGCCCCAGTAGACGCCTCGACTGATGCCCAAGCTGCAAACCCCGGCCCGGACCCGAACCCGAACCCAGCCACATCCCCTGatgaagctgaaaacacaccTACCTCACAGAGCGCTGGCACGACCCACACAGG TGCGGATGAAGCTGGGACGGACGACCAGCGGCCAGACCAGACTCACACCAGTTCTGGGCCTGAAGCAGAAGCTCAGTCCACTCCAGGGCTTTTAGATCAggagccacagcagcagcagcagcagcagcagcagcagcagcaggacctgGAAGATGGGCTGTTGGATTTGGACCGGGAAGGCAACGCCTCCCAGCACCACCGCCAGGAACAGCAG ACGGGGGAGGCTAATACCGGGAGGGAGACCGATCCCTCGGTGCCCAGCAAAGAGGACATCCCTACCTTTGATGAGTGGAAGAAGCAAGTcatggaggtggagaaggagaaaa GTCAGTctctccacacctccaccagtGGCAGTCCCCATCCGGTGAAGAAGGTCCAGAAAAACTTTAAGAATAACTACGCCTCTGTGGAATGTGGTGCCAAGATACTCTCTGCCAACAACGAGGCCAAG AGCACTTCAGCTATCCTCATGGAGAATATGGATCTTTACATGCTGAATCCCTGCAGCAACAAGATCTG GTTTGTAATAGAGCTCTGTGAGCCTATTCAAGTGAAACAGTTGGACATCGCAAACTTTGAGCTCTTCTCATCCACACCTAAAGACTTCCTAGTATCCATCAGTGACAG GTATCCCACCAACAAGTGGGTGAAGCTGGGGACTTTCCACGCCCGCGACGAGCGGATAGTCCAGAGTTTCCCACTGGATGAGCAGCTTTATGCTAAATATGTGAAG ATGTTCATCAAGTACATAAAG GTTGAACTCCTCTCTCACTTTGGATCAGAGCACTTCTGCCCCCTCAGTCTTATCAG GGTGTTTGGGACCAGCATGGTGGAGGAGTATGAGGAGATTGCAGATTCTCAGTACCCTTCAGAGAGACTGGAGTACTTGGATGAGGACTATG ACTATCCTCCAGGCTACCAACCATCTGAGGACAAGGCCTCTAAAAACCTGCTTGGTTCAGCAACca ATGCCATCCTAAATATGGTAAACAATATTGCCGCTAACGTGCTCGGCGGCAAGCCAGAGATGGAGGATGGAGCGGAGACGGAAG GTAATACTACGGCTGAGGATCAGAAGGGGAGCATACAAGTTACAGCCAAGTCATCTGAAGCCCCTCAAGACTCTGCAGT ATTGGAGTCTGAAAAGACGGAACCACCCCCAACCGAGGAGGACTCCAAGGCCTCCGGTGACTCGTCCTCAACTTCTCCCACATTAAGCGACTCTCGTGAGGACAGACGGATTGTCaccctggtggaggaggaggaggaggaggaccaagAGCCCAGACAGTCGACCGTCAcgctgatggaggaggagggagaggaggaggaggagaagaggggggaggaggcgaGGAAGGAGGCGGACAGGAACCAGTGGGAGAGCCAGGCGTACTGTCcgttctcctccttctcctccctgtctctgtcctgcatGGCCACCCTGCCCGAGCTGCTCCATCGCTGGTGCTCCGCCAGGCTGGCTAAGGAGAGGCTGCGCAGCCTCAAGAGGAGGCAGCTCAGCGCGCAAACGCAGACTCGCCCCGCTGTGGTTATTCCCGCCCTCGCGCACGCCCCTCCGCTGATCCCCGTCCCCACTCCTCCCCAGGAAGCCCTCCCTCTCACAGAAAAACCCCCAGAGCCCGAGGTGTCCGTCAAGGGCCAAACCGAGAGCAAACCTTCAGACGACGGGCACGCGGCTGACGCACATTTGAACGCCCACGCGCCTGACGCACACACTCCAGAGCTCAGCATCCTCCTGGAGCCTAGTAGGACCTCCAGCATCCCCCCTCATAGCTTCTCAGACATCCACAGCTCCATGACGCAGCCCACGCCAATGCACGAGGAGAAGCTGCTGCCTCCGGTTAAAGATGCAGCCCTGGACTCGGTTCCTACTCCACCCCTCCACGTCGTTTCCATCCCAATGACGCAACAGGCCAGCAGCGCCACCCCGTCTCTTTCCCTCAGCTCTCCCCCTCAGCCTCTGTCCTCTGAGACGGCCTCTCCCGGCGCCGTGGTCCCCCCCGTCAAAGAGCAGCCCGTTCAGCCTCTCCCCACCGCATCAAGGCCGGAGGAGCTCATCCCCCTTCCCACCGAACTGCCGGCAGCTGTCCCGCCGACCGACGCTCACGCTGACACGGCTAAGTCGGGCTCAGACGGCGGGGACTCGCAGAGACAAACCGTTCAGGCTTCGCAGATGCACGGGGAGCAGGGGGACGCCCTCTCTCAGACCGGGGAGCAACAGCGGGTGGAAGACACGGTGGAAGAGGACCTGTTGGCCGCCAACGGGAACGGCAACGCCCAGCGGACGGCTACAGACTTCTACGCAGAGCTGCAGAACGGAGGAGATTACAACGGCGGGGCCGTGAATGGGAACGGCATGTTACTGAACGGAGGAGCGGTGCACGGGTCCAGCCAGAAGGAGAGCGTGTTCATGAGGCTGAACAACAGGATCAAGGCTCTGGAGATGAACATGAGTCTGTCCAGCAGATACCTGGAGGAGCTCAGCCAGAG ataCCGTAAACAGATGGAAGAGATGCAAAGGGCGTTCAATAAGACCATCATCAAACTGCAGAACACTTCCCGCATAGCTGAGGAGCAG gacCAGAAACAGACTGATTCCATCCAGGTCCTGCAGAGCCAGCTGGAGAACGTCACTAAACTGATGCTCAATCTCACGGCTACAGTGGGCCAGCTGCAGAGAGAG GTATCTGACCGTCAGAGCTACCTGGTGGTCTCTCTggttctctgtctgtctctgggaCTCCTGCTGTGTCTGCAGTGCTGCCGCAGCTCTTCTCCCAGCCCCAGCACCAGCACCGCTGTCCTTCCCAAGAGCAACCACTACCCCAGCCCCAAGAG atgcTTTTCCTCCTACGATGATATGAGCCTAAAGCGCAGGGTGACCTGCCCGCTAGTTCGCTCCAAGTCCTTCCACCTTTCCTCTACAGAAG TAGGTCCAGATGACTTGTACATTGTAGAACCTCTAAGGTTTTCTCCAGAGAAAAAG aaaaaGCGCTGCAAGACAAAGTCGCTGGACAAGGTTGAGACTCTGCAGGCGTTCGATCCGTCGGCGCCGCTCACCAACGGGGATCCCAGGTGTAACGGCTTTCACCCAGCTCTCCCCGCGCCAGCCCCCCCGTCTCTTCctattcctcttcctcctcctcctcctcctcctcctcctcctcccccccttctGCCTCCCCTTCCACCTGCAGCGAAGGTGTCGGCGTTGCCCGCCTGCACCTCCAAGGAGTTCCCCTCAGAgaccagcagctgcagctcgtCCACCCATTCTGAGGAGTCTTACACTAgccgcctcccccctccctcccccgtctTCCCCTCCGCCGGCATGTGCAACGGCCACGGCCTCCCTTTCCCCCTCGGCCAGCCTCCCGTGAAGTCCCGGCAGGAGAAGCGCTCGGTGAAGCGGCGGAGGTCTCGGCAGACGGAGCTGCAGTTCGCCCACGTGCCAGGAGGGGGCGTCGGCTCTCTGTCCAGCCTGCAGCAGCTCATGAAGGGAAACAAGGAGATGAGCGTGGGGACCATAGGGGTGGCAGCCGTCACCGGACATGTCTGA